A single region of the Arthrobacter sp. zg-Y820 genome encodes:
- a CDS encoding glutamine amidotransferase gives MKPFLLLASRAEDDAADEEYEAFLRFGNLAPEQLHRVRLEAGPLPRIDLEEYSGIFVSGSPFNASDPESTKSALQLRVESELGALLDDIVERDFPFLGACYGVGTLGRHQGATVDRQFGEPVSAVDIKLTAEGRLDPLLEGVPDSFTAFVGHREAVSALPPKAVNLAGSSSCPVQMFRIRENLYATQFHPELDVPGLLTRITVYKDAGYFPPEEADNVRASVRGVQVSVPPLILRNFVLRYAR, from the coding sequence ATGAAGCCTTTCCTGCTGCTGGCCTCCCGGGCCGAAGACGACGCCGCCGACGAAGAGTACGAAGCCTTCCTGCGCTTCGGGAACCTGGCGCCGGAGCAGCTGCACCGCGTCCGGCTCGAGGCCGGTCCCCTGCCCCGGATCGATCTGGAGGAGTACAGCGGGATTTTTGTCAGCGGCAGCCCGTTCAACGCCAGCGATCCGGAGAGCACCAAGTCGGCACTGCAGCTGCGTGTGGAGAGCGAGCTGGGCGCACTGCTCGACGACATCGTGGAGCGGGATTTTCCGTTCCTGGGCGCCTGCTACGGAGTGGGGACGCTGGGCCGGCACCAGGGCGCAACGGTGGACCGCCAGTTCGGCGAACCGGTCAGTGCCGTGGACATCAAGCTCACCGCTGAAGGGCGCCTGGATCCGCTGCTCGAGGGAGTTCCGGATTCCTTCACGGCGTTTGTCGGCCACCGCGAGGCCGTTTCGGCGCTGCCCCCTAAGGCGGTGAACCTGGCCGGCTCATCGTCCTGCCCGGTCCAGATGTTCCGGATCCGGGAGAACCTCTACGCCACGCAGTTCCATCCCGAGCTGGATGTTCCCGGGCTGCTGACCCGCATCACCGTCTACAAGGACGCCGGGTACTTCCCTCCCGAGGAAGCGGACAACGTCAGGGCCTCGGTGCGCGGGGTTCAGGTCAGCGTTCCGCCGCTGATCCTGCGCAACTTCGTGCTCCGCTACGCCCGCTGA
- the smc gene encoding chromosome segregation protein SMC, whose product MHLKTLTMRGFKSFASATTFEFEPGVTAVVGPNGSGKSNVVDALAWVMGEQGAKTLRGGKMEDVIFAGTSGRPALGRAQVSLTIDNADGALPIEYSEVTISRTLFRSGGSEYAINGAPVRLLDIQELLSDSGLGREMHVIVGQGQLDRILHAGADERRGFIEEAAGILKHRRRREKTVRKLDAMQANLSRLTDLTSELRRQLGPLGKQAAVARRARTVQQDARDARARLLADDLVTLTGTLARDAAEETALLARRDAAAAVLATARARQAELEGLAASATPRVNAARDSWYALSSLRERYLSLAALAEERRRLLGSSEHREATGSDPERLRAQAERVRTEAALLQETIEERRGALAEAEEVRAAAEAAAAAEEQRLAAVLRAAADRREGLARISGAVGAARSRVDAAEAELGRLRASITEGEERRRKAQQEFTALESSAAGAEEGEEGLDAEYEDALAELDVAAAALEELRRTKQEAERERETLTARRDALRVGLDRRDGSALLLESGLDGVLAPLAALLTVRSGCERAVTAALGAAAAAVAVADAGAAVRALTHLREAGGGQVDLVLAAGVAGVGGPTTTTAAGARPALADGALWAADVVEAPDTLRHTLAELLDGVVIVDSLASAAELLSAHPGLKAVTFEGEVLSAFEGRGGSASAPGLLELQAAVDETDERIRAAAARSEQAGFALAGTVSRRDAAQARTDAALADLHDSDARLAAVAERLGTLGSALRSAVGESERLQRLVHAAEGNLAAEQEALAAAAARLAAATEAPVEDEPSTEQREALALAAASARRAETDARLALRTAEEQHKAVAGRAAGLERAAESERRARAAAEVRARRRALQAAKATAVASAAREALRFLEVSLEAAAAERDHAEAVRTAWDAELAAVRTTAADAGAEVARLTDSVHRDELMRAQQQLRVEALETRAVEELGLTPDHLVAEFGPDQPVPVPVPAEGAAVGDKWDALHVPVDDAGNPLLAGVPYHRAAQEKRLKQAERDLAALGRVNPLALEEFAALEERHTFLSTQLEDLKATRRDLLDIIKDVDRQVEQVFSAAYRDTAVQFERVFATLFPGGEGRLVLTDPDNMLTTGIEIQARPAGKKIKRLSLLSGGERSLTAVALLVAIFKARPSPFYVMDEVEAALDDTNLGRLITIFEELKESSQLIVITHQKRTMEVADALYGVTMQGDGVSTVISQRLDKASGPAA is encoded by the coding sequence GTGCATTTGAAGACGCTGACCATGCGTGGATTTAAATCCTTCGCATCAGCAACCACGTTTGAGTTTGAACCCGGTGTCACCGCGGTGGTGGGTCCGAACGGCTCCGGAAAATCGAATGTGGTGGACGCCCTGGCCTGGGTGATGGGGGAGCAGGGCGCCAAGACGCTGCGCGGCGGGAAGATGGAAGACGTCATTTTCGCCGGCACCAGCGGGCGTCCGGCGCTGGGCCGCGCCCAGGTGTCCCTGACCATCGACAACGCCGACGGCGCCCTGCCGATCGAATACTCCGAAGTGACCATTTCGCGAACCCTGTTTCGGTCCGGCGGCTCCGAATACGCCATCAACGGCGCCCCCGTCAGGCTCCTCGATATTCAGGAATTGCTCTCCGATTCGGGGCTCGGGCGTGAGATGCATGTCATAGTCGGCCAGGGCCAGCTGGACCGGATCCTGCACGCCGGCGCCGATGAGCGCCGCGGCTTCATCGAAGAGGCCGCGGGGATCCTCAAGCACCGGCGCCGGCGGGAGAAAACCGTGCGCAAGCTGGACGCCATGCAGGCCAACCTGTCCCGGCTGACCGACCTCACCTCCGAACTGCGCCGCCAGCTCGGGCCGCTGGGCAAGCAGGCCGCCGTCGCGCGCCGTGCCCGCACCGTGCAGCAGGACGCCCGCGACGCCCGGGCCCGGCTGCTCGCCGATGACCTGGTGACCCTGACCGGCACCCTGGCCCGCGACGCCGCCGAGGAGACGGCCCTGCTGGCCCGCCGGGACGCCGCAGCCGCGGTGCTGGCCACGGCCCGCGCCCGCCAGGCCGAGCTGGAGGGCCTCGCGGCCTCCGCCACACCCCGGGTCAACGCCGCCCGGGACTCCTGGTATGCGCTGTCCTCGCTGCGGGAACGCTACCTGTCGCTGGCGGCCCTGGCCGAGGAACGACGGCGCCTGCTGGGCAGCTCCGAACACCGCGAGGCTACCGGCTCCGACCCGGAACGGCTGCGGGCGCAGGCGGAGCGGGTCCGGACCGAGGCCGCGCTCCTGCAGGAAACCATCGAAGAGCGCCGCGGCGCCCTGGCGGAGGCCGAGGAGGTCCGGGCCGCCGCCGAGGCCGCCGCCGCCGCCGAAGAGCAGCGGCTGGCCGCGGTGCTGCGGGCCGCCGCGGACCGGCGCGAGGGCCTGGCCCGGATCTCCGGCGCTGTGGGCGCTGCCCGGTCCCGGGTGGATGCGGCCGAGGCGGAACTGGGCCGGCTGCGCGCCTCCATCACCGAAGGCGAGGAGCGGCGCCGGAAGGCCCAGCAGGAGTTCACGGCTCTGGAGAGTTCAGCCGCGGGCGCTGAGGAGGGCGAGGAGGGGCTGGACGCGGAATACGAAGACGCGCTGGCCGAGCTCGACGTCGCCGCGGCCGCGCTCGAGGAGCTGCGCCGGACGAAGCAGGAAGCCGAGCGCGAACGCGAAACCCTCACCGCGCGCCGGGATGCGCTGCGGGTCGGGTTGGACCGCCGGGACGGCTCCGCGCTGCTGCTCGAATCCGGGCTCGACGGCGTCCTGGCGCCGCTGGCGGCCCTGCTCACCGTCCGGTCCGGCTGCGAACGTGCCGTCACGGCGGCGCTGGGCGCGGCGGCTGCCGCCGTCGCGGTGGCCGACGCCGGTGCCGCGGTGCGCGCCCTGACCCATCTGCGCGAGGCCGGCGGCGGGCAGGTGGACCTGGTCCTGGCAGCCGGCGTTGCCGGCGTTGGCGGCCCGACGACGACGACGGCCGCCGGGGCCCGTCCGGCCCTGGCCGACGGCGCGCTCTGGGCCGCTGACGTGGTGGAAGCGCCGGACACGCTGCGGCACACCCTCGCTGAGCTGCTGGACGGCGTGGTCATCGTGGACTCCCTGGCGTCCGCCGCAGAGCTGCTCTCCGCGCACCCGGGGCTCAAAGCCGTCACCTTCGAGGGCGAGGTCCTTTCCGCCTTCGAAGGCCGCGGCGGATCGGCCTCCGCGCCGGGGCTGCTGGAGCTGCAGGCCGCGGTGGACGAGACCGACGAGCGGATCCGCGCCGCTGCCGCCCGGTCCGAACAGGCGGGCTTCGCTCTTGCCGGAACCGTGTCCCGCCGCGACGCGGCCCAGGCGCGGACCGATGCTGCGCTGGCGGACCTGCACGACTCGGACGCCCGGCTGGCTGCGGTGGCCGAACGGCTGGGCACGCTCGGCTCGGCGTTGCGCTCCGCCGTCGGCGAATCCGAACGCCTGCAGCGGCTGGTGCACGCGGCCGAGGGCAATCTTGCCGCTGAGCAGGAAGCGCTGGCCGCCGCCGCCGCCCGGTTGGCCGCTGCCACCGAGGCCCCGGTGGAGGACGAACCGTCAACGGAACAGCGCGAGGCGCTGGCGCTCGCTGCCGCCTCCGCCCGCCGGGCGGAAACTGACGCCCGGCTCGCCCTGCGCACCGCCGAGGAACAGCACAAGGCGGTGGCCGGCCGGGCCGCCGGACTGGAACGGGCGGCGGAAAGCGAACGGCGGGCCCGCGCCGCCGCTGAGGTGCGCGCCCGACGTCGTGCCCTGCAGGCCGCGAAGGCCACGGCTGTTGCCTCCGCCGCCCGCGAGGCGCTGCGGTTCCTGGAGGTGTCGCTCGAGGCGGCTGCTGCCGAGCGCGACCATGCCGAGGCGGTGCGCACCGCCTGGGATGCGGAGCTGGCCGCTGTCCGCACCACCGCGGCCGATGCCGGCGCCGAGGTGGCCCGGCTCACCGATTCGGTGCACCGCGATGAACTGATGCGGGCCCAGCAGCAGCTGCGCGTCGAGGCGCTGGAGACCCGGGCCGTTGAGGAACTGGGACTGACCCCGGATCATCTGGTGGCGGAGTTCGGCCCCGACCAGCCGGTCCCGGTGCCCGTTCCGGCCGAGGGGGCAGCCGTCGGCGACAAATGGGACGCGCTGCATGTTCCGGTGGACGACGCCGGGAATCCGCTCCTGGCCGGAGTGCCCTACCACCGCGCGGCGCAGGAAAAGCGGCTGAAGCAGGCGGAGCGGGACCTGGCCGCGCTGGGCCGGGTCAACCCGCTGGCCCTGGAGGAGTTCGCGGCGCTGGAGGAACGGCACACCTTCCTCAGCACCCAGCTGGAGGATCTGAAGGCGACCCGCCGCGATCTGCTGGACATCATCAAGGATGTGGACCGGCAGGTGGAGCAGGTCTTCAGCGCGGCGTACCGGGACACTGCCGTGCAGTTCGAACGCGTCTTCGCCACGCTGTTCCCGGGCGGAGAGGGCCGGCTGGTGCTCACCGATCCGGACAACATGCTCACCACCGGCATCGAGATCCAGGCCCGGCCTGCGGGCAAGAAAATCAAGCGCCTGTCGCTGCTCTCCGGCGGGGAAAGGTCGCTGACGGCGGTGGCCCTGCTGGTGGCCATCTTCAAGGCCCGGCCCTCGCCGTTCTACGTGATGGACGAGGTGGAAGCAGCCCTGGACGACACCAACCTCGGGCGGCTGATCACCATTTTCGAGGAGCTGAAGGAATCCAGCCAGCTGATCGTGATCACGCACCAGAAGCGGACCATGGAGGTGGCCGACGCGCTGTACGGGGTCACGATGCAGGGCGACGGCGTCTCCACCGTGATCAGCCAGCGGCTGGACAAGGCCTCCGGGCCTGCCGCTTAG
- a CDS encoding 3-oxoacyl-ACP synthase III, which produces MTGNFNFQHENTALLSVTSVEAPVVMTSAQFDERLAPSLKRLRLSKRLLERVAGVSERRWWSPGTEFDDAAIEAGAKAIAEAGVEPSEIGLLINTSVTRRNLEPSVAVKIHNALGLPSSALNFDLANACLGFVNGMTLAANMIESGQIKYALIVAGEDAQSTQEATFRRLNSPDSTREDYLREFATLTLGSGAAAAVIGRADENPGSHRIIGGVSRAGTEHHELCVGGVDGMYTDTKGLLDGGLELVVNAWDEAHEKGWNWRSMDRYVTHQVSNSYTNAIIKAVDLVRDRVPITFPRWGNVGPASLPMTLAQESRTLNPGDRVLCMGVGSGLNTMMMEIAW; this is translated from the coding sequence TTGACCGGGAACTTCAACTTCCAGCACGAAAACACGGCCCTTCTCAGCGTCACCAGCGTTGAAGCACCGGTAGTTATGACGTCAGCCCAGTTCGACGAACGGCTCGCGCCGTCGCTGAAACGGCTTCGACTCTCCAAGCGACTCCTGGAACGGGTGGCCGGAGTGAGCGAGAGGCGCTGGTGGTCCCCGGGCACCGAGTTCGACGACGCCGCGATCGAGGCGGGCGCAAAGGCCATCGCCGAAGCGGGGGTCGAGCCCTCGGAAATCGGGCTGCTGATCAACACCTCGGTCACCCGGCGGAACCTTGAGCCCTCGGTGGCGGTGAAAATCCACAACGCCCTGGGCCTGCCGTCCTCGGCCCTGAACTTCGACCTGGCCAACGCCTGCCTCGGTTTCGTCAACGGCATGACCCTGGCCGCGAACATGATCGAATCGGGCCAGATCAAGTACGCCCTGATTGTTGCCGGCGAAGACGCCCAGAGCACGCAGGAAGCCACCTTCCGCCGCCTGAACAGCCCCGATTCCACGCGTGAGGATTACCTGCGCGAGTTCGCCACCCTGACCCTGGGCTCAGGTGCCGCCGCAGCCGTCATCGGCCGCGCCGACGAAAATCCGGGCTCGCACCGCATCATCGGCGGCGTGTCCCGTGCCGGCACCGAGCACCATGAACTGTGCGTGGGCGGCGTCGACGGCATGTACACCGACACCAAGGGCCTGCTCGACGGCGGCTTGGAACTGGTCGTCAACGCCTGGGACGAGGCGCATGAGAAGGGCTGGAACTGGCGCTCCATGGACCGCTACGTCACCCACCAAGTGTCCAACTCCTACACCAACGCCATCATCAAGGCCGTGGACCTGGTCCGCGACCGGGTGCCGATCACGTTCCCGCGCTGGGGCAACGTGGGCCCGGCATCGCTGCCGATGACGCTGGCCCAGGAATCGCGCACCCTGAACCCCGGAGACCGCGTCCTGTGCATGGGCGTGGGGTCGGGACTGAACACCATGATGATGGAGATTGCCTGGTGA
- a CDS encoding alpha/beta fold hydrolase — translation MVTELWPGVPESWSSLVQVPSTAAVDRPGTIHKWHLLDNGPDLAARGVEPAGTLLCVHGNPTWSYLWRTLLAAGSAADRPWRVVAVDQLDMGFSARTGAFRRLEDRITDLGDLTAALELTGKVVTVGHDWGGLISLGWALRHRSQLSGVVLTNTAVHPAGFDIPPALRLALHPAVHGWGTQTTDAFIRVTHALAQPALAKDVRSTFAAPYRGADRRQGVANFVADIPAESSHPSWRTLNRVAEGIRRLDVPALMLWGPKDPVFSDRYLRDLMDRLPQADVHRFEGASHLLPEDVDITAPIFDWLRRGPGTGNSELRSRAAAGLSVFRPMLAELDERDGDNSAAVVDMAPLGAPEGSAPATLSWTELASRVNRLAAGLSAAGVRPGDRVNLLVPPGIELTSLIYACLRLGAVIVVADAGLGTKGLGRAIKGAGPKFIIGIERALTGARIFGWPGTRISVQTLSPAKARLLGVTHSVPELIAAGENADVPWRREDPDADAAVLFTSGSTGPAKGVVYTHRQLTAMRDALKNTYNLQAGTSLVAGFAPFALLGPALGATSVTPDMDVTSPRTLTASALADAAAAVGATTVFASPAALVNVLATSGELDPDQRKALARVELLLSAGAPIPEPLLARVSALAPNAELHTPYGMTEALPITDISLDGIRAAGAGNGVCVGTPVSGALVAIAALAPDGSVGDTPLDAPGITGEILVSAPHVKDRYDRLWITESKSASLPGWHRTGDVGHLDEQGRLWVEGRLGHILTTPDGVVTPVAAEQAAESVAGVGRAAVVGVGPAGSQVPVAVLELEEPVRRAGTAAPELTAAVRAAVSADAAAGAGLDLAAVLVLPAMPTDIRHNSKIDRTALAAWAEQILAGGKARVPGMGGRK, via the coding sequence CTGGTGACCGAGCTGTGGCCCGGCGTCCCGGAGTCCTGGTCTTCCCTCGTCCAGGTTCCTTCGACGGCGGCGGTTGACCGTCCCGGAACCATCCACAAGTGGCATCTGCTCGACAACGGCCCGGACCTCGCGGCCCGCGGCGTCGAGCCGGCCGGCACCCTGCTCTGCGTGCACGGCAACCCCACCTGGTCCTATCTCTGGCGCACCCTGCTCGCCGCCGGCTCCGCCGCGGACCGGCCGTGGCGCGTCGTCGCCGTCGACCAGCTGGACATGGGCTTCTCCGCCCGCACCGGCGCGTTCCGCCGGCTCGAGGACCGCATCACCGACCTCGGCGACCTCACCGCCGCGCTGGAACTGACCGGCAAGGTTGTCACTGTGGGCCATGACTGGGGCGGCCTCATTTCGCTGGGCTGGGCGCTGCGGCACCGCAGCCAGCTCTCCGGCGTCGTCCTCACCAACACCGCCGTGCACCCCGCCGGGTTCGACATTCCCCCGGCGCTGCGCCTGGCCCTGCATCCGGCCGTTCACGGCTGGGGCACGCAGACCACCGATGCCTTTATCCGCGTCACCCATGCCCTGGCCCAGCCCGCGCTGGCGAAGGACGTCCGGAGCACTTTCGCGGCTCCGTACCGCGGCGCCGACCGGCGGCAGGGCGTCGCGAACTTCGTGGCCGACATTCCGGCCGAGTCCAGCCATCCGAGCTGGCGCACCCTGAACCGGGTGGCCGAGGGCATCCGACGCCTGGACGTGCCGGCGCTGATGCTGTGGGGGCCGAAGGACCCGGTGTTCTCCGACCGCTATCTGCGGGATCTGATGGACCGCCTGCCGCAGGCCGACGTGCACCGCTTCGAAGGCGCCAGCCACCTGCTGCCCGAAGACGTGGACATCACCGCGCCGATCTTCGACTGGCTCCGCCGGGGTCCGGGCACCGGGAACTCCGAGCTGCGCAGCCGCGCTGCGGCCGGCCTGTCGGTCTTCCGGCCCATGCTGGCTGAACTGGACGAGCGCGACGGCGACAACTCGGCCGCCGTCGTCGACATGGCGCCGCTGGGCGCACCGGAGGGCAGCGCCCCGGCCACCCTGTCCTGGACCGAGCTGGCCAGCCGCGTCAACCGGCTGGCCGCCGGGCTCTCCGCCGCCGGCGTCCGCCCCGGAGACCGCGTCAACCTGCTGGTGCCGCCGGGCATTGAACTCACCTCGCTGATCTACGCCTGCCTGCGGCTGGGCGCCGTGATCGTCGTCGCCGACGCCGGGCTGGGCACCAAGGGCCTGGGCCGCGCCATCAAGGGCGCCGGACCGAAGTTCATCATCGGCATCGAACGTGCCCTGACGGGCGCCCGCATCTTCGGCTGGCCGGGCACCCGGATCAGCGTGCAGACGCTCTCCCCCGCCAAGGCCCGCCTGCTGGGAGTGACGCACTCTGTCCCCGAGCTCATCGCCGCCGGCGAGAACGCCGACGTGCCGTGGCGGCGGGAGGATCCCGACGCCGACGCCGCGGTGCTCTTCACCTCCGGCTCCACCGGACCGGCCAAGGGCGTTGTCTACACGCACCGGCAGCTCACCGCCATGCGCGATGCGCTCAAGAACACCTACAACCTGCAGGCCGGCACGTCGCTGGTGGCCGGGTTTGCACCGTTCGCGCTGCTCGGCCCGGCACTGGGCGCCACCTCCGTCACCCCCGACATGGACGTCACCTCACCCCGCACGCTGACCGCCTCGGCACTGGCGGACGCCGCTGCCGCCGTCGGCGCGACCACCGTGTTCGCGTCTCCGGCCGCCCTGGTCAACGTGCTGGCGACTTCCGGGGAGCTGGATCCGGACCAGCGCAAGGCCCTGGCCCGGGTGGAGCTGCTGCTCTCGGCCGGCGCGCCGATTCCGGAGCCGCTGCTGGCCCGGGTCTCCGCCCTGGCACCCAATGCGGAACTGCACACCCCCTACGGCATGACCGAGGCCCTGCCGATCACCGACATCAGCCTGGACGGCATTCGGGCCGCGGGTGCCGGCAACGGCGTCTGCGTCGGCACCCCGGTCTCCGGCGCCCTGGTGGCCATCGCCGCACTGGCACCGGACGGCAGCGTGGGCGACACCCCGCTGGACGCCCCGGGCATCACCGGTGAAATCCTGGTCTCCGCCCCGCACGTCAAGGACCGCTACGACCGGCTGTGGATCACCGAGTCCAAGAGCGCGTCGCTGCCCGGCTGGCACCGCACCGGCGATGTCGGACACCTCGACGAGCAGGGCCGGCTCTGGGTCGAAGGCCGGCTCGGGCACATCCTCACCACGCCCGACGGCGTAGTCACCCCGGTGGCCGCCGAACAGGCCGCGGAGTCCGTGGCCGGCGTCGGGCGCGCCGCCGTCGTCGGCGTCGGTCCGGCCGGAAGCCAGGTTCCGGTGGCCGTGCTGGAGCTGGAGGAACCGGTGCGACGCGCCGGCACCGCAGCCCCGGAGCTGACCGCCGCCGTGCGGGCCGCGGTGTCCGCGGATGCCGCGGCGGGTGCCGGGCTGGATCTGGCCGCCGTGCTGGTTCTGCCGGCGATGCCCACTGACATCCGGCACAACTCAAAGATTGACCGCACCGCGCTGGCGGCGTGGGCCGAGCAGATCCTGGCCGGCGGCAAGGCGCGCGTGCCCGGGATGGGCGGACGCAAGTGA
- a CDS encoding NAD-dependent epimerase/dehydratase family protein, whose amino-acid sequence MKPAGSSEAARRVLVTGASGLLGGAVARLLAEKGHTVRTLQRTPLSPSGPSSAGSAPESIAGSVSDPDAAARAVDGMDAVVHLAAKVSFTGAWQDFVDTNITGTRTLINAARAAGVRDFVFVSSPSVAHFGEPIAGADAGTADPDRARGFYARSKAAAELLALAEDSPGFRVGAIRPHIVWGPGDTQLVERVIDRARAGRLPLLDGGTALIDTTYIVNAAAAIVRGLERMDYAHGQALVVTNGQPRPVGELIAGICTAAGVSAPAWGVPGWLARGAGSVIERAWLSAGSRGLVHDEPPMTRFLAEQLSTSHWFDQRRTREVLDWTPEVTVEDGMRRLAAHYGGTAA is encoded by the coding sequence GTGAAGCCCGCGGGGTCGTCGGAAGCTGCGCGGCGCGTCCTGGTAACCGGCGCCAGCGGGCTGCTCGGCGGCGCCGTCGCGCGGCTGCTGGCCGAAAAGGGCCACACCGTCCGCACGCTGCAGCGCACTCCGCTGTCCCCGTCCGGTCCCTCCTCAGCGGGTTCGGCGCCCGAGTCGATCGCCGGCTCCGTCTCCGACCCCGACGCCGCAGCCCGCGCCGTCGATGGGATGGACGCCGTCGTGCACCTGGCCGCGAAAGTGTCCTTCACCGGCGCGTGGCAGGACTTCGTGGACACCAACATCACCGGCACCCGCACCCTGATCAATGCGGCTCGGGCAGCCGGCGTCCGGGACTTCGTCTTTGTCTCCTCGCCCTCGGTGGCGCACTTCGGCGAGCCGATCGCCGGAGCCGATGCCGGCACCGCGGATCCGGACCGGGCCCGCGGTTTCTACGCCCGGTCCAAGGCAGCCGCCGAGCTGCTCGCCCTGGCGGAGGACTCCCCCGGGTTCCGGGTCGGTGCGATCCGTCCGCACATTGTCTGGGGCCCCGGCGACACCCAGCTCGTGGAGCGGGTGATCGACCGCGCCCGGGCCGGCCGGCTGCCGCTGCTCGACGGCGGCACCGCCCTGATCGACACCACCTACATCGTCAATGCCGCGGCGGCCATTGTCCGCGGGCTGGAGCGGATGGATTACGCCCACGGGCAGGCCTTGGTGGTCACCAACGGCCAGCCGCGTCCGGTCGGTGAGCTGATCGCCGGCATCTGCACCGCCGCCGGCGTCTCCGCTCCGGCCTGGGGTGTGCCCGGTTGGTTGGCCCGCGGCGCCGGCTCGGTGATCGAGCGGGCCTGGCTGTCCGCCGGAAGCCGCGGCCTGGTGCACGACGAACCGCCCATGACCCGGTTCCTGGCCGAGCAGCTGTCCACCTCCCACTGGTTCGACCAGCGCCGCACCCGCGAAGTGCTGGACTGGACGCCGGAGGTTACGGTGGAGGACGGCATGCGCCGGCTCGCCGCCCACTACGGCGGAACCGCGGCCTAG
- a CDS encoding serine hydrolase domain-containing protein → MDSVKVIENWPVEHASAAVVLADGSVAGTHGDVERRYPLASVTKLLTAYSMLVALDEGALELDQPAGPEGSTVRHLLAHSAGYDFAERTVRYAPGTRRLYSNAGFEVLGETLEEATGISMADYLHDGVLAPLGMNSTALEGSPAAGAVSTVADLGRFAAELQQPVLTAPGRLAEATTVVFPGLAGVLPGFGRQKENDWGLGFEIRNSKSPHWTGANSSPRTFGHFGQSGTFLWVDPDAGAAAVALTDRDFGPWAAEVWPPFTDGVLAELRGA, encoded by the coding sequence ATGGACAGCGTCAAGGTTATCGAGAACTGGCCGGTGGAGCATGCCTCCGCCGCCGTCGTGCTGGCGGACGGCAGTGTGGCCGGAACGCACGGCGACGTTGAGCGGCGCTATCCGCTGGCTTCGGTGACCAAGCTCCTGACGGCGTACAGCATGCTGGTTGCGCTGGATGAGGGGGCGCTGGAACTGGATCAGCCGGCCGGGCCCGAGGGATCGACGGTGCGGCACCTGCTGGCGCACAGCGCCGGCTACGACTTTGCCGAACGCACCGTCCGCTACGCCCCGGGCACCCGGCGGCTGTACTCCAACGCCGGATTCGAGGTGCTCGGCGAAACCTTGGAGGAGGCCACCGGCATTTCCATGGCTGACTACCTGCACGACGGCGTCCTCGCTCCCCTGGGGATGAACTCCACCGCATTGGAGGGTTCGCCGGCCGCCGGCGCGGTGTCGACGGTGGCTGACCTCGGCCGTTTCGCCGCGGAGCTGCAGCAGCCGGTGCTCACCGCACCGGGCCGGCTGGCCGAAGCAACGACGGTGGTGTTCCCCGGCCTGGCCGGCGTGCTTCCCGGCTTCGGCCGGCAGAAGGAGAACGACTGGGGGCTGGGCTTCGAAATCCGCAACTCCAAGTCTCCGCACTGGACCGGAGCCAACAGCTCGCCGCGCACCTTCGGGCACTTCGGCCAGTCCGGAACGTTCCTGTGGGTCGATCCCGACGCCGGCGCTGCGGCAGTGGCCCTGACCGACCGCGACTTTGGGCCCTGGGCTGCCGAGGTCTGGCCGCCGTTCACCGACGGCGTGCTCGCGGAGCTCCGCGGCGCGTAA